From one Lycium ferocissimum isolate CSIRO_LF1 chromosome 5, AGI_CSIRO_Lferr_CH_V1, whole genome shotgun sequence genomic stretch:
- the LOC132055660 gene encoding PH, RCC1 and FYVE domains-containing protein 1-like isoform X1, giving the protein MNNLQRNSLGERNVEQAITALKRGSHLLKYGRRGKPKFCPFRLSTDETTLIWCVEKEEKQLQLNQVSRIIPGQRTAIFQRFPRPEKEYQSFSLIYGKRSLDLICKDKEEAEVWFVALRALISRVNCQKWTRDIRHDAAYSDGSTSVTQRSLSSSSGSSSTPYEDPKKNQLCSVPSQSPPKKRLERAFSDFLLYNSAAKCSSHREFAASSLNSRSYGNLDDEIGRSSTDTVRISFSSAVSSSSQGSFSANIDTLCDILIWGEGIGDGLLGGGMCGLGRFEAARRDAPLPRMLESALLLDAQYVACGSRHAILITKQGEIFSWGEGSSGRLGHGVESDVSSPKLIDTLCGLNVTSAACGDYHTCATTLSGDLFTWGDGTFNFGLLGHDTGISHWTPKKVRGPLVGRHVSYVSCGPWHSAVITSVGQLFTFGDGTFGALGHGDRSSTGIPREVETLQGRRTVRVSCGHWHTAAVVELSFDDSGSNNSPPRKLFTWGNGDDGQLGHEDTASRLTPCNIVQLDEINFSRVACGHSITVALTTLGKVYTMGKADYGQLGIPGSTGKFPSCVQGKITNRFIEEIACGSFHVVALSSNSELYTWGKGGNGQLGHGNNHDRNTPTLVEALKAKQVKHVVCGNNFTAAICLHREVSIADNSICAGCQSPFNLRRKRHNCFNCGLVFCKVCTSKKSVRASLAPKMNKPYRVCEDCFSKLNKGLDTGLTCLPPKATIGSLQKNTGEKGKEISPSEQKGLLSRLSSFNSFKRSNNQHFKKNQKQDSNSGNVSPIPNGNTQSEVSQTSSPLMSFSDCPEKLSVSFVGSTSHSQAGSPASLESSSSYSVSLRSSFAAQANHKVDLDDSKQTSESLKKEISILKEQVEILTQRSLFLEAELEKKSRQLQEKTDEAKMETDKNNAAKEVIKSLMTQVKGTTARAPQDGSAEYLIHSMMTPTVP; this is encoded by the exons ATGAACAACCTACAGAGGAACAGTCTTGGAGAGAGGAATGTGGAACAG GCCATTACAGCCTTAAAGAGAGGATCACACCTACTGAAGTATGGACGCAGAGGAAAGCCAAAGTTCTGCCCTTTTCGTCTTTCTACT GATGAAACAACACTGATATGGTGTGTTGAAAAGGAGGAGAAACAGCTTCAATTGAATCAGGTTTCAAGGATTATTCCCGGTCAACGAACT GCAATTTTTCAGCGGTTTCCGAGACCTGAGAAAGAATATCAGTCATTTTCACTTATATATGGCAAAAGATCCTTGGATTTG ATCTGCAAAGATAAGGAAGAGGCAGAAGTCTGGTTTGTTGCTCTCAGGGCCTTGATATCTCGGGTTAActgtcaaaagtggacaagggATATAAGACATGATGCCGCATACTCTGATGGTTCAACTTCTGTGACACAACGAAGTTTGTCAAGTAGTAGTGGAAGCAGCAGTACACCCTATGAG GAcccaaagaaaaatcaattgtGTTCAGTACCATCTCAGAGTCCTCCAAAAAAGAGATTAGAAAGAGCATTCTCTGACTTTTTACTGTATAATTCAGCCGCAAAATGTTCTTCCCATAGAGAGTTTGCCGCTAGTTCCCTCAACTCAAGATCATACGGGAACTTAGATGATGAAATTGGGCGGAGCTCTACAGATACTGTCCGAATTAGTTTCTCCAGTGCCGTTAGTTCATCTAGCCAGGGATCTTTTTCCGCAAATATTGATACCCTTTGTGACATTTTAATATGGGGAGAAGGAATTGGTGATGGCCTGCTTGGTGGTGGGATGTGTGGACTTGGAAGATTTGAAGCTGCAAGAAGGGATGCACCTTTGCCGAGGATGTTGGAATCAGCATTACTACTTGATGCTCAATATGTTGCTTGTGGGAGCAGACATGCCATACTAATCACAAAGCAAGGAGAGATTTTTAGTTGGGGAGAGGGGTCAAGTGGCAGACTAGGCCATGGAGTAGAATCTGACGTTTCTAGCCCAAAACTTATTGACACTCTCTGTGGGTTGAATGTTACATCAGCAGCATGCGGAGATTATCACACTTGTGCTACAACACTCAGTGGAGATCTCTTTACATGGGGTGACGGTACCTTTAACTTTGGCCTCCTTGGGCATGATACTGGAATCAGTCACTGGACCCCCAAAAAAGTAAGGGGTCCTTTGGTTGGTAGGCATGTCTCATATGTCTCTTGTGGTCCTTGGCATTCAGCTGTTATAACATCAGTTGGCCAACTTTTTACTTTTGGTGATGGAACATTTGGTGCTCTAGGTCATGGGGATCGTAGTAGCACTGGCATACCTAGGGAAGTTGAAACTCTACAAGGACGAAGAACAGTTAGAGTATCATGTGGGCATTGGCACACTGCAGCTGTGGTAGagctttcttttgatgattCTGGTTCTAATAACTCCCCACCTCGGAAGCTTTTCACCTGGGGAAATGGGGATGACGGACAACTTGGACATGAAGATACTGCTTCTAGACTCACTCCATGCAACATCGTACAGTTGGATGAGATTAACTTCAGTAGAGTAGCCTGTGGCCATAGTATTACAGTTGCTCTGACAACATTAGGAAAAGTATATACAATGGGGAAAGCTGATTATGGGCAGCTAGGAATTCCTGGAAGTACTGGGAAGTTTCCTTCTTGTGTTCAAGGAAAAATTACAAATCGTTTTATTGAAGAAATAGCTTGTGGCTCTTTCCATGTTGTGGCCCTGAGCTCAAACTCTGAGCTTTACACGTGGGGAAAGGGAGGAAATGGACAGCTAGGACATGGGAATAATCATGATAGGAATACTCCTACACTGGTTGAAGCGCTGAAAGCAAAACAAGTAAAGCATGTGGTCTGCGGAAATAATTTTACTGCTGCCATTTGTCTACACAGAGAGGTGTCTATTGCTGATAATTCCATTTGTGCTGGATGCCAGAGTCCATTTAATCTCAGACGAAAACGTCACAACTGCTTTAACTGTGGGCTTGTCTTTTGCAAAGTGTGCACCAGTAAAAAATCTGTAAGAGCTTCTTTGGCTCCAAAGATGAATAAACCTTATCGTGTATGTGAAGATTGTTTTAGTAAATTGAACAAGGGCTTGGATACTGGATTGACCTGTCTACCACCGAAGGCCACTATTGGAAGCTTACAGAAGAATACTGGCGAGAAGGGGAAAGAGATCTCGCCTTCAGAACAAAAAGGCCTTCTCTCTAGGCTGTCCTCATTCAATTCATTCAAAAGGTCTAACAATCAACATTTTAAAAAGAACCAGAAGCAAGATTCAAATTCTGGCAATGTCTCTCCAATTCCTAATGGCAATACTCAGAGTGAAGTATCTCAAACATCAAGCCCGTTGATGTCTTTTTCTGATTGCCCTGAGAAATTGTCTGTTTCTTTTGTTGGATCAACAAGTCATTCTCAAGCTGGTTCTCCTGCTTCTCTGGAATCAAGTTCATCTTATTCTGTGTCATTGAGATCTTCTTTTGCTGCACAAGCAAATCACAAGGTGGATCTTGATGATTCGAAGCAAACAAGTGAAAGtctgaaaaaagaaatttcaataTTGAAGGAGCAG GTAGAGATTCTCACCCAGAGATCTCTATTCTTAGAGGCTGAGCTTGAGAAAAAGTCAAGGCAACTACAAGAGAAAACTGATGAAGCTAAAATGGAAACAGACAAAAATAATGCTGCAAAGGAAGTCATCAAATCTCTAATGACGCAG GTAAAGGGCACCACTGCAAGAGCACCTCAGGATGGTTCTGCAGAATATCTGATCCATTCGATGATGACACCTACAGTGCCTTGA
- the LOC132055660 gene encoding PH, RCC1 and FYVE domains-containing protein 1-like isoform X2, with amino-acid sequence MNNLQRNSLGERNVEQAITALKRGSHLLKYGRRGKPKFCPFRLSTDETTLIWCVEKEEKQLQLNQVSRIIPGQRTAIFQRFPRPEKEYQSFSLIYGKRSLDLICKDKEEAEVWFVALRALISRVNCQKWTRDIRHDAAYSDGSTSVTQRSLSSSSGSSSTPYEDPKKNQLCSVPSQSPPKKRLERAFSDFLLYNSAAKCSSHREFAASSLNSRSYGNLDDEIGRSSTDTVRISFSSAVSSSSQGSFSANIDTLCDILIWGEGIGDGLLGGGMCGLGRFEAARRDAPLPRMLESALLLDAQYVACGSRHAILITKQGEIFSWGEGSSGRLGHGVESDVSSPKLIDTLCGLNVTSAACGDYHTCATTLSGDLFTWGDGTFNFGLLGHDTGISHWTPKKVRGPLVGRHVSYVSCGPWHSAVITSVGQLFTFGDGTFGALGHGDRSSTGIPREVETLQGRRTVRVSCGHWHTAAVVELSFDDSGSNNSPPRKLFTWGNGDDGQLGHEDTASRLTPCNIVQLDEINFSRVACGHSITVALTTLGKVYTMGKADYGQLGIPGSTGKFPSCVQGKITNRFIEEIACGSFHVVALSSNSELYTWGKGGNGQLGHGNNHDRNTPTLVEALKAKQVKHVVCGNNFTAAICLHREVSIADNSICAGCQSPFNLRRKRHNCFNCGLVFCKVCTSKKSVRASLAPKMNKPYRVCEDCFSKLNKGLDTGLTCLPPKATIGSLQKNTGEKGKEISPSEQKGLLSRLSSFNSFKRSNNQHFKKNQKQDSNSGNVSPIPNGNTQSEVSQTSSPLMSFSDCPEKLSVSFVGSTSHSQAGSPASLESSSSYSVSLRSSFAAQANHKVDLDDSKQTSESLKKEISILKEQCYFSFKQRNL; translated from the exons ATGAACAACCTACAGAGGAACAGTCTTGGAGAGAGGAATGTGGAACAG GCCATTACAGCCTTAAAGAGAGGATCACACCTACTGAAGTATGGACGCAGAGGAAAGCCAAAGTTCTGCCCTTTTCGTCTTTCTACT GATGAAACAACACTGATATGGTGTGTTGAAAAGGAGGAGAAACAGCTTCAATTGAATCAGGTTTCAAGGATTATTCCCGGTCAACGAACT GCAATTTTTCAGCGGTTTCCGAGACCTGAGAAAGAATATCAGTCATTTTCACTTATATATGGCAAAAGATCCTTGGATTTG ATCTGCAAAGATAAGGAAGAGGCAGAAGTCTGGTTTGTTGCTCTCAGGGCCTTGATATCTCGGGTTAActgtcaaaagtggacaagggATATAAGACATGATGCCGCATACTCTGATGGTTCAACTTCTGTGACACAACGAAGTTTGTCAAGTAGTAGTGGAAGCAGCAGTACACCCTATGAG GAcccaaagaaaaatcaattgtGTTCAGTACCATCTCAGAGTCCTCCAAAAAAGAGATTAGAAAGAGCATTCTCTGACTTTTTACTGTATAATTCAGCCGCAAAATGTTCTTCCCATAGAGAGTTTGCCGCTAGTTCCCTCAACTCAAGATCATACGGGAACTTAGATGATGAAATTGGGCGGAGCTCTACAGATACTGTCCGAATTAGTTTCTCCAGTGCCGTTAGTTCATCTAGCCAGGGATCTTTTTCCGCAAATATTGATACCCTTTGTGACATTTTAATATGGGGAGAAGGAATTGGTGATGGCCTGCTTGGTGGTGGGATGTGTGGACTTGGAAGATTTGAAGCTGCAAGAAGGGATGCACCTTTGCCGAGGATGTTGGAATCAGCATTACTACTTGATGCTCAATATGTTGCTTGTGGGAGCAGACATGCCATACTAATCACAAAGCAAGGAGAGATTTTTAGTTGGGGAGAGGGGTCAAGTGGCAGACTAGGCCATGGAGTAGAATCTGACGTTTCTAGCCCAAAACTTATTGACACTCTCTGTGGGTTGAATGTTACATCAGCAGCATGCGGAGATTATCACACTTGTGCTACAACACTCAGTGGAGATCTCTTTACATGGGGTGACGGTACCTTTAACTTTGGCCTCCTTGGGCATGATACTGGAATCAGTCACTGGACCCCCAAAAAAGTAAGGGGTCCTTTGGTTGGTAGGCATGTCTCATATGTCTCTTGTGGTCCTTGGCATTCAGCTGTTATAACATCAGTTGGCCAACTTTTTACTTTTGGTGATGGAACATTTGGTGCTCTAGGTCATGGGGATCGTAGTAGCACTGGCATACCTAGGGAAGTTGAAACTCTACAAGGACGAAGAACAGTTAGAGTATCATGTGGGCATTGGCACACTGCAGCTGTGGTAGagctttcttttgatgattCTGGTTCTAATAACTCCCCACCTCGGAAGCTTTTCACCTGGGGAAATGGGGATGACGGACAACTTGGACATGAAGATACTGCTTCTAGACTCACTCCATGCAACATCGTACAGTTGGATGAGATTAACTTCAGTAGAGTAGCCTGTGGCCATAGTATTACAGTTGCTCTGACAACATTAGGAAAAGTATATACAATGGGGAAAGCTGATTATGGGCAGCTAGGAATTCCTGGAAGTACTGGGAAGTTTCCTTCTTGTGTTCAAGGAAAAATTACAAATCGTTTTATTGAAGAAATAGCTTGTGGCTCTTTCCATGTTGTGGCCCTGAGCTCAAACTCTGAGCTTTACACGTGGGGAAAGGGAGGAAATGGACAGCTAGGACATGGGAATAATCATGATAGGAATACTCCTACACTGGTTGAAGCGCTGAAAGCAAAACAAGTAAAGCATGTGGTCTGCGGAAATAATTTTACTGCTGCCATTTGTCTACACAGAGAGGTGTCTATTGCTGATAATTCCATTTGTGCTGGATGCCAGAGTCCATTTAATCTCAGACGAAAACGTCACAACTGCTTTAACTGTGGGCTTGTCTTTTGCAAAGTGTGCACCAGTAAAAAATCTGTAAGAGCTTCTTTGGCTCCAAAGATGAATAAACCTTATCGTGTATGTGAAGATTGTTTTAGTAAATTGAACAAGGGCTTGGATACTGGATTGACCTGTCTACCACCGAAGGCCACTATTGGAAGCTTACAGAAGAATACTGGCGAGAAGGGGAAAGAGATCTCGCCTTCAGAACAAAAAGGCCTTCTCTCTAGGCTGTCCTCATTCAATTCATTCAAAAGGTCTAACAATCAACATTTTAAAAAGAACCAGAAGCAAGATTCAAATTCTGGCAATGTCTCTCCAATTCCTAATGGCAATACTCAGAGTGAAGTATCTCAAACATCAAGCCCGTTGATGTCTTTTTCTGATTGCCCTGAGAAATTGTCTGTTTCTTTTGTTGGATCAACAAGTCATTCTCAAGCTGGTTCTCCTGCTTCTCTGGAATCAAGTTCATCTTATTCTGTGTCATTGAGATCTTCTTTTGCTGCACAAGCAAATCACAAGGTGGATCTTGATGATTCGAAGCAAACAAGTGAAAGtctgaaaaaagaaatttcaataTTGAAGGAGCAG TGTTACTTCTCCTTTAAACAAAGAAATTTATAG